One Actinosynnema pretiosum DNA segment encodes these proteins:
- a CDS encoding TRAP transporter permease — protein sequence MSGSTDHHGKTAEQAAERPPDERPPDVADLIAEHDEELPARSLSRRWDRAVWLVCLATALLVLKQVFLPFSKGNQFYLVLFLGVTLPLVFLCYRPGRPAASRAERDDPAPLDRALSLLALLVGLYPLLGGFDSFLDRQGQLTTLDVAAGAALLLLVLEAARRTTGWVLPSVCVAFTAFAYYGGYLPPDWAISHAGVDFSQIINGFYNDATGFYGTPLDVAATYIVLFTLYGAVLNTSGAGAFFVDLSFAAFRRSRTAPGRTAATAGFLLGTVSGSGTATTVSLGAVTWPVLKKAGYPRESAGGLLAASGIGAILSPPTLGAAAFIIAEYLEASYLEVLLWATLPTLLYYLGIALAVEIDARRFGAGPVEVGTPGAWAVLRRGGHHLLSLFVIVAFLALDVPVQPAVVYATAIAALFALVGRRHDVRGWARSLVDSLATGVRAALPVIAVCAAAGVITSTITKTGLGQALASALVDLASALVSHPTAVLALTAALAAVAVSVLGLAVPVTASFIISWVVIGPALVELGVDRPETAMFIFYYAVLSEVTPPTALAAVAAAAITGGDVVKTMWRTWKYTLPAFLVPLAFVLTDHGSALLLRAPVGEVLWVFAASALGVAALAATTGGWIFREAGPVERALCALAALALLYLEPVVVAVGVGLLALAVAVHLLRRSHA from the coding sequence GTGAGCGGCTCCACCGACCATCACGGCAAGACGGCCGAGCAGGCCGCCGAACGCCCCCCGGACGAACGTCCCCCGGACGTCGCGGACCTGATCGCCGAGCACGACGAGGAGTTGCCCGCCCGGTCGCTGTCCCGCCGCTGGGACCGCGCGGTCTGGCTGGTCTGCCTGGCCACCGCGCTGCTCGTGCTCAAGCAGGTGTTCCTGCCGTTCAGCAAGGGCAACCAGTTCTACCTCGTGCTGTTCCTCGGCGTGACCCTGCCGCTGGTGTTCCTCTGCTACCGCCCCGGAAGACCCGCCGCGTCCCGCGCCGAGCGCGACGACCCCGCCCCCCTGGACCGGGCGCTGTCGCTGCTGGCCCTGCTGGTCGGCCTCTACCCGCTGCTCGGCGGCTTCGACTCGTTCCTCGACCGCCAGGGCCAGCTCACCACCCTCGACGTCGCCGCGGGCGCGGCCCTGCTGCTGCTCGTGCTGGAGGCCGCCCGCCGCACCACCGGCTGGGTGCTGCCCTCGGTGTGCGTCGCCTTCACCGCCTTCGCCTACTACGGCGGCTACCTGCCGCCCGACTGGGCGATCTCGCACGCGGGCGTGGACTTCAGCCAGATCATCAACGGCTTCTACAACGACGCCACCGGCTTCTACGGAACCCCGCTCGACGTCGCCGCGACCTACATCGTGCTGTTCACCCTCTACGGCGCGGTGCTCAACACCTCCGGCGCGGGCGCGTTCTTCGTGGACCTGAGCTTCGCCGCGTTCCGCCGCTCCCGCACCGCGCCCGGCCGCACCGCCGCCACCGCCGGGTTCCTGCTCGGCACGGTCTCCGGCTCCGGCACCGCGACCACCGTCAGCCTCGGCGCGGTCACCTGGCCGGTGCTGAAGAAGGCCGGCTACCCCAGGGAGAGCGCGGGCGGCCTGCTCGCCGCGTCCGGCATCGGCGCCATCCTGTCCCCGCCGACCCTCGGCGCCGCCGCGTTCATCATCGCCGAGTACCTGGAGGCCTCCTACCTGGAGGTCCTGCTCTGGGCGACGCTGCCGACGCTGCTCTACTACCTCGGCATCGCGCTGGCCGTGGAGATCGACGCCCGCCGGTTCGGGGCGGGGCCCGTCGAGGTCGGCACGCCCGGCGCGTGGGCCGTGCTGCGGCGCGGCGGGCACCACCTGCTGTCGCTGTTCGTGATCGTGGCGTTCCTGGCGCTGGACGTCCCGGTGCAGCCCGCCGTCGTCTACGCCACCGCCATCGCCGCGCTGTTCGCGCTGGTCGGTCGGCGGCACGACGTGCGCGGCTGGGCCCGGTCGCTGGTCGACTCGCTGGCCACCGGGGTGCGCGCGGCCCTGCCGGTGATCGCGGTGTGCGCGGCGGCGGGCGTGATCACCTCCACCATCACCAAGACCGGGCTCGGGCAGGCGCTGGCGTCCGCGCTGGTCGACCTGGCGTCCGCGCTCGTGTCGCACCCGACCGCCGTGCTGGCGCTCACCGCCGCGCTCGCGGCCGTCGCGGTGAGCGTGCTCGGGCTGGCCGTGCCGGTGACCGCGTCGTTCATCATCTCGTGGGTCGTCATCGGGCCCGCGCTGGTCGAGCTCGGCGTGGACCGGCCGGAGACGGCGATGTTCATCTTCTACTACGCGGTGCTGTCCGAGGTGACCCCGCCGACCGCGCTCGCCGCCGTCGCCGCGGCGGCCATCACCGGCGGCGACGTCGTGAAGACCATGTGGCGCACCTGGAAGTACACGCTGCCCGCGTTCCTGGTGCCGCTGGCGTTCGTGCTCACCGACCACGGGTCCGCGCTGCTGCTGCGCGCGCCGGTCGGCGAGGTGCTGTGGGTGTTCGCCGCGTCCGCCCTCGGGGTGGCCGCGCTCGCCGCCACCACCGGCGGCTGGATCTTCCGCGAGGCGGGACCGGTGGAGCGCGCGCTGTGCGCGCTGGCCGCGCTCGCCCTGCTGTACCTGGAACCGGTCGTCGTGGCGGTGGGCGTCGGCCTGCTCGCGCTCGCGGTGGCCGTCCACCTGCTGAGGAGGAGTCATGCGTAG
- a CDS encoding glycerophosphodiester phosphodiesterase, translating to MVRSRLAGVALVALAAVGLAPSAAAEPEVAPEQRGERVVVIGHRGASGHRPEHTLAAYELAARMGADYVEPDLVPTKDGQLVARHENEIGGTTDVAARPEFAGRRTTKSVDGVAVTGWFTEDFTLAELKVLRAKERIPEVRPRNTLYDGRYEIPTFQEVVDLTRRLGRELGREIGIYPETKHPTYFRDIGLPLEPALVRVLERNGLNRRGAKVFVQSFEVANLKALSRSLRVPLVQLVNASGAPYDFVQAGDPRTYRDLVTPAGLEEVGRYASGVGLAKDVVLPRDAGGFLLPETPVVRDAHARGLLVHVWTFRNENAFLPADHRSSTDPAAYGRAFEEYARFLATGVDGVFADNPDTAVEAVRGR from the coding sequence ATGGTGCGGAGTCGGTTGGCAGGGGTGGCGCTGGTGGCGCTCGCGGCGGTGGGCCTGGCGCCCTCGGCCGCGGCGGAACCGGAGGTGGCGCCGGAGCAGCGGGGCGAGCGGGTGGTCGTGATCGGGCACCGGGGCGCGTCCGGGCACCGGCCGGAGCACACGCTGGCCGCGTACGAGCTGGCCGCGCGGATGGGCGCCGACTACGTCGAGCCGGACCTGGTGCCCACGAAGGACGGGCAGCTCGTCGCCAGGCACGAGAACGAGATCGGCGGTACCACGGACGTGGCCGCCCGCCCGGAGTTCGCCGGTCGGCGGACCACCAAGTCGGTGGACGGGGTCGCGGTCACCGGCTGGTTCACCGAGGACTTCACCCTGGCCGAGCTGAAGGTGCTGCGGGCGAAGGAGCGCATCCCGGAGGTGCGACCGCGCAACACCCTCTACGACGGCCGGTACGAGATCCCGACCTTCCAGGAGGTCGTGGACCTGACCCGGAGGCTGGGCCGCGAGCTGGGCCGGGAGATCGGGATCTACCCGGAGACCAAGCACCCCACCTACTTCCGGGACATCGGGCTGCCGCTGGAGCCCGCGCTGGTGCGGGTGCTGGAGCGCAACGGGCTGAACAGGCGCGGCGCGAAGGTGTTCGTGCAGTCGTTCGAGGTGGCGAACCTGAAGGCGCTCAGCCGGTCGCTGCGGGTGCCGCTGGTGCAGCTGGTGAACGCGTCGGGCGCGCCGTACGACTTCGTGCAGGCAGGTGACCCGCGCACCTACCGCGACCTGGTGACGCCCGCCGGGCTGGAGGAGGTCGGGCGGTACGCGTCCGGGGTGGGGCTGGCCAAGGACGTGGTGCTGCCCAGGGACGCGGGCGGGTTCCTGCTGCCGGAGACGCCGGTGGTGCGGGACGCGCACGCGCGCGGGCTGCTGGTGCACGTGTGGACGTTCCGCAACGAGAACGCGTTCCTGCCCGCCGACCACCGCTCGTCGACCGACCCGGCCGCGTACGGGCGGGCGTTCGAGGAGTACGCGCGGTTCCTGGCCACCGGGGTCGACGGGGTGTTCGCCGACAACCCGGACACCGCGGTGGAGGCCGTGCGCGGGCGCTGA
- a CDS encoding LLM class flavin-dependent oxidoreductase: MSPTVALHWFLPTTGDGRTIIERFHANRTLGDAAQRQPDVDYLAAVAQAAERNGFEGVLTPTGTWCEDAWLTTAALLARTSTLKFLVAFRPGVLSPTLAAQMAGTYQRISRGRLLLNVVTGGDEVEQRRFGDWLDHDRRYARTAEFLRVLRGVWSGTPFTFEGEHYRLEGATAIAPPDPLPPVYFGGSSDAALPVAAEHADVYLTWGEPPAQVAEKIERVRALAGGRPIRFGVRLHTISRDTAAEAWAEAGRLLDALDPEQVRRAQEQLRTSQSVGQQRMLALHGGDLGKGVRGLEVHPGLWAGVGLVRGGAGTAMVGSHSDVADLVEEYHAVGVDEFVLSGYPHLEEAYWFGEGVRPLLRQRGLLAPETTARRAGALTAAG, translated from the coding sequence ATGAGCCCGACCGTCGCACTGCACTGGTTCCTGCCGACCACCGGGGACGGTCGGACGATCATCGAGCGGTTCCACGCCAACCGCACCCTCGGCGACGCCGCCCAGCGGCAGCCGGACGTCGACTACCTCGCCGCCGTCGCGCAGGCCGCCGAGCGCAACGGGTTCGAGGGGGTGCTCACCCCCACCGGAACCTGGTGCGAGGACGCCTGGCTGACCACCGCCGCGCTGCTCGCCCGCACCAGCACGCTCAAGTTCCTGGTCGCGTTCCGCCCCGGCGTGCTGTCCCCGACGCTCGCCGCCCAGATGGCGGGCACCTACCAGCGGATCTCGCGGGGCAGGCTGCTGCTCAACGTCGTCACCGGCGGCGACGAGGTCGAGCAGCGCCGGTTCGGCGACTGGCTCGACCACGACCGGCGGTACGCGCGCACCGCCGAGTTCCTGCGGGTGCTGCGCGGGGTGTGGTCCGGGACGCCGTTCACCTTCGAGGGCGAGCACTACCGGCTGGAGGGCGCGACCGCGATCGCCCCGCCGGACCCGCTGCCCCCGGTGTACTTCGGCGGCTCGTCCGACGCCGCGCTGCCGGTCGCGGCCGAGCACGCCGACGTGTACCTGACCTGGGGGGAGCCGCCCGCGCAGGTCGCCGAGAAGATCGAGCGGGTGCGCGCGCTGGCGGGCGGGCGGCCGATCCGGTTCGGGGTGCGGCTGCACACGATCAGCCGGGACACCGCCGCCGAGGCGTGGGCCGAGGCGGGGCGGCTGCTCGACGCGCTCGACCCCGAGCAGGTGCGGCGGGCCCAGGAGCAGCTGCGGACCAGCCAGTCCGTGGGGCAGCAGCGGATGCTCGCGCTGCACGGCGGCGACCTCGGCAAGGGGGTGCGCGGGCTGGAGGTGCACCCCGGCCTGTGGGCGGGCGTCGGGCTGGTGCGCGGTGGCGCGGGCACGGCCATGGTGGGCAGCCACTCGGACGTGGCCGACCTGGTCGAGGAGTACCACGCGGTCGGGGTGGACGAGTTCGTGCTGTCCGGCTACCCGCACCTGGAGGAGGCGTACTGGTTCGGCGAGGGCGTGCGCCCGCTGCTGCGGCAGCGCGGGCTGCTCGCGCCCGAGACCACCGCGCGGCGCGCGGGGGCGCTCACCGCCGCCGGGTAG
- a CDS encoding adenylosuccinate synthase gives MPAVVLIGAQWGDEGKGKATDLLGERVQWVVRYQGGNNAGHTVVLPDGKKFALHLIPSGILTPGVTSVIGNGVVVDPAVLLEELGGLDERGVDTSKLLVSADAHLIMPYHVAIDKVTERYLGKAKIGTTGRGIGPCYQDKIARVGVRAQDLLDEKILRQKVEAALDFKNQVLVKVYNRKALDPDQVVDSVLEHGSRFANRIADTRLLLNQALERDEIVLLEGSQGTLLDVDHGTYPFVTSSNPTSGGASAGSGIGPSRITTVIGILKAYTTRVGSGPFPTELNDDMGELLRKNGGEFGVTTGRSRRTGWFDAVIARYATRVNGITDFFLTKLDVLSGLETIPVCVGYDVDGTRVEDMPMTQTDVHHAVPVYEELPGWSEDISGCRTFEELPANARAYVEHLESISGARISAIGVGPGRDQTIVRHDMLA, from the coding sequence ATGCCGGCCGTAGTGCTGATCGGTGCCCAGTGGGGCGATGAGGGCAAGGGCAAGGCGACCGACCTGCTCGGCGAGCGCGTCCAGTGGGTCGTGCGCTACCAGGGCGGCAACAACGCGGGCCACACCGTGGTGCTGCCCGACGGCAAGAAGTTCGCCCTGCACCTGATCCCGTCCGGCATCCTCACGCCCGGCGTGACCAGCGTGATCGGCAACGGCGTCGTGGTCGACCCCGCCGTGCTGCTGGAGGAGCTGGGCGGGCTCGACGAGCGCGGCGTGGACACCAGCAAGCTGCTGGTCTCCGCCGACGCGCACCTGATCATGCCGTACCACGTGGCCATCGATAAGGTCACCGAGCGCTACCTGGGCAAGGCCAAGATCGGCACCACCGGTCGCGGCATCGGCCCCTGCTACCAGGACAAGATCGCCCGCGTCGGCGTGCGCGCGCAGGACCTGCTGGACGAGAAGATCCTGCGGCAGAAGGTCGAGGCCGCCCTGGACTTCAAGAACCAGGTGCTGGTCAAGGTCTACAACCGCAAGGCGCTCGACCCCGACCAGGTCGTCGACTCCGTCCTGGAGCACGGCAGCAGGTTCGCGAACCGCATCGCGGACACCCGCCTGCTGCTCAACCAGGCGCTGGAGCGCGACGAGATCGTGCTGCTGGAGGGCTCGCAGGGCACCCTGCTCGACGTCGACCACGGCACCTACCCGTTCGTGACCTCGTCGAACCCGACCTCGGGCGGCGCGAGCGCCGGCTCGGGCATCGGCCCCAGCCGGATCACCACCGTGATCGGCATCCTGAAGGCGTACACCACCCGCGTCGGCTCCGGCCCGTTCCCGACCGAGCTGAACGACGACATGGGCGAGCTGCTGCGCAAGAACGGCGGCGAGTTCGGCGTCACCACCGGCCGCTCCCGCCGCACCGGCTGGTTCGACGCCGTGATCGCCCGCTACGCCACCCGCGTCAACGGCATCACCGACTTCTTCCTCACCAAGCTGGACGTGCTCTCCGGCCTGGAGACGATCCCGGTCTGCGTCGGCTACGACGTGGACGGCACCCGCGTCGAGGACATGCCGATGACGCAGACCGACGTGCACCACGCCGTCCCGGTGTACGAGGAGCTGCCCGGCTGGTCCGAGGACATCAGCGGCTGCCGCACCTTCGAGGAGCTGCCCGCCAACGCCCGCGCCTACGTCGAGCACCTGGAGTCGATCTCCGGCGCCCGGATCTCGGCCATCGGCGTCGGCCCCGGCCGCGACCAGACGATCGTGCGCCACGACATGCTCGCCTGA
- a CDS encoding HNH endonuclease family protein: protein MSTVNRTARFSTRLLLAGALALGLAPTAQAAPPGIPGTSTALSELAGLAVAAEGTSSGYSRELFPHWVTVSGACNTRETVLKRDGVNVVTDSACAATSGTWVSPYDGASWSAASDVDIDHVVPLAEAWRSGARTWTTARRQSFANDLSGPQLIAVTDDVNQSKGDKDPAQWKPPSSSYWCTYAKMWTRTKHTWGLTVDSAEKSALQTMLGRC from the coding sequence ATGTCAACGGTCAATCGAACCGCGCGGTTCTCGACTCGCCTGCTCCTGGCCGGGGCGCTGGCGCTCGGCCTCGCGCCCACCGCCCAGGCCGCCCCTCCGGGGATTCCGGGCACCAGCACGGCCCTGTCCGAGCTGGCCGGGCTCGCGGTCGCGGCGGAGGGCACCTCCAGCGGCTACTCGCGGGAGCTGTTCCCGCACTGGGTCACCGTGTCCGGGGCGTGCAACACGCGCGAGACGGTGCTCAAGCGCGACGGGGTGAACGTGGTCACCGACTCGGCCTGCGCGGCGACCTCGGGGACCTGGGTCAGCCCGTACGACGGGGCGAGCTGGAGCGCGGCGTCGGACGTGGACATCGACCACGTGGTGCCGCTGGCCGAGGCGTGGCGGTCGGGGGCGCGGACCTGGACCACCGCCCGGCGGCAGTCGTTCGCCAACGACCTGTCGGGGCCGCAGCTGATCGCGGTGACGGACGACGTGAACCAGTCGAAGGGGGACAAGGACCCGGCGCAGTGGAAGCCGCCGTCGAGCTCGTACTGGTGCACGTACGCCAAGATGTGGACCAGGACGAAGCACACCTGGGGTTTGACGGTGGACTCGGCGGAGAAGTCTGCGTTGCAGACGATGCTCGGGAGGTGTTGA
- a CDS encoding glycoside hydrolase family 16 protein: MTLHEEHYVITKRAAGRAAVLGAVLSAGLFVVATSTAAPVGQRENWTATTSPIFHKTTSLNATGSVADSGADDGRALRLTLKSGANPSPGGGVEIASNQQFKYGTFSTRMKSADCASQPRAGVVTGAFTYSSDHADRNGNGLPDNDEIDFEWLCAQPEVVYLTIWTDYNASNDQLRKVSRVIDLRAGKIISTCFSTTFGDCVQLGGAENQPASVPAIHGYNSSTQYYEYGFDWTAGGVNFYLVNAQGARVTLWDYKGPASRVPNKPSTYLQNAWHTNNWDPYGFQARERPNRDLHANVDWTQLPS; this comes from the coding sequence GTGACCCTGCACGAGGAGCACTACGTGATCACCAAGCGCGCGGCCGGACGGGCTGCCGTCCTGGGCGCCGTCCTCTCGGCCGGCCTGTTCGTCGTCGCCACGTCCACAGCCGCGCCCGTCGGGCAGCGGGAGAACTGGACCGCGACCACCTCGCCGATCTTCCACAAGACCACCTCGCTCAACGCCACCGGATCCGTCGCCGACAGCGGCGCGGACGACGGGCGGGCGCTGCGGCTGACCCTGAAGTCCGGGGCCAACCCCAGTCCGGGCGGTGGCGTGGAGATCGCCAGCAACCAGCAGTTCAAGTACGGGACGTTCAGCACCCGGATGAAGTCGGCGGACTGCGCCTCCCAGCCGCGCGCGGGCGTGGTGACCGGGGCGTTCACGTACAGCAGCGACCACGCCGACCGGAACGGGAACGGGCTCCCGGACAACGACGAGATCGACTTCGAGTGGCTGTGCGCGCAGCCCGAGGTCGTGTACCTGACGATCTGGACGGACTACAACGCGAGCAACGACCAGCTGCGGAAGGTCTCGCGGGTCATCGACCTGCGGGCGGGGAAGATCATCTCCACGTGCTTCTCGACGACCTTCGGCGACTGCGTGCAGCTGGGCGGGGCGGAGAACCAGCCTGCTTCGGTGCCCGCGATCCACGGGTACAACAGCTCGACGCAGTACTACGAGTACGGGTTCGACTGGACTGCCGGTGGGGTGAACTTCTACCTGGTCAACGCGCAGGGCGCGCGGGTGACGCTGTGGGACTACAAGGGGCCTGCTTCGCGGGTTCCGAACAAGCCGAGCACGTACCTGCAGAACGCCTGGCACACGAACAACTGGGACCCGTACGGGTTCCAGGCTCGGGAGCGGCCGAACCGGGACCTGCACGCGAACGTGGACTGGACGCAGCTGCCTTCGTGA
- a CDS encoding GNAT family N-acetyltransferase has protein sequence MATPVIRPAHPEDLPALAALRWHWTLESRGAHPSSPQEAFTTHFTAWAQDHAQSHHCLVLLRDDRIIGMAWLALVPRVPHPFAPDRASGDLQCVYVTPEERNTGLGGELVTAALRLASELNLERVTVHSSDRAVPAYTRSGFTLHPNLLQAVPAP, from the coding sequence ATGGCCACCCCCGTGATCCGCCCCGCCCACCCGGAGGACCTTCCCGCCTTAGCCGCGCTGAGGTGGCACTGGACCCTGGAGTCGAGAGGCGCACACCCCTCGTCCCCGCAAGAAGCGTTCACCACCCACTTCACCGCCTGGGCACAAGACCACGCCCAATCGCACCACTGCCTGGTCCTCCTGCGCGACGACCGGATCATCGGCATGGCCTGGCTGGCGCTGGTCCCCCGAGTCCCCCACCCCTTTGCCCCCGACCGCGCCTCCGGCGACCTCCAGTGCGTCTACGTGACACCGGAGGAGCGCAACACCGGCCTGGGCGGAGAGCTGGTCACCGCCGCACTGCGCCTCGCCTCAGAACTGAACCTCGAACGCGTGACCGTGCACTCCAGCGACCGGGCCGTCCCCGCTTACACCCGTTCCGGTTTCACCCTCCACCCGAACCTGCTCCAAGCCGTCCCCGCCCCATAA
- a CDS encoding FUSC family protein — MAVRDELARRLRRWRMTALPILQAAVAAGLSWFVATRLVGHPHPFFAPIAAVVCLGVSLGQRPRRVAELVVGVSVGVGIGDVLISHIGSGTWQIAVAVVLAMSAAVLLDGGAVIALQSANSAVLVATLLPPSAGGGFDRMVDALVGGVVGLAVTALIPANPLTVADRQAKVVLGELATALRGVAAAVAKRDAGAAADVLARLRDSQEAVDEYRSALKTGGEIATIAPIRWRRKNALRRYGSIATPVDYALRNTRVLTRRALAALRDDEHVPEVLPTALERFADAVDVLRAELASNEDPVKSRAAIRTAAGVMTADLAAGEGFSTQVVLAQARSVAVDLLQATGLTRSEAMESLPPLRKP; from the coding sequence ATGGCTGTGCGCGACGAACTGGCGCGCAGGCTGCGCCGGTGGCGGATGACGGCCCTGCCGATCCTCCAGGCAGCGGTGGCCGCGGGCCTGTCCTGGTTCGTGGCGACGCGGCTGGTCGGCCACCCGCACCCGTTCTTCGCGCCCATCGCCGCCGTCGTCTGCCTCGGCGTCTCGCTGGGGCAGCGCCCCCGGCGGGTCGCCGAGCTGGTCGTCGGCGTGTCCGTGGGCGTCGGCATCGGCGACGTCCTGATCTCCCACATCGGCTCCGGCACGTGGCAGATCGCGGTGGCCGTGGTCCTGGCGATGTCCGCCGCCGTCCTCCTGGACGGCGGCGCGGTCATCGCCCTCCAGTCCGCCAACTCGGCGGTCCTGGTGGCGACCCTGCTCCCGCCCAGCGCGGGCGGCGGCTTCGACCGCATGGTCGACGCCCTGGTCGGCGGCGTGGTCGGCCTGGCGGTGACCGCCCTGATCCCCGCGAACCCCCTGACCGTGGCAGACCGCCAGGCCAAGGTGGTCCTGGGCGAACTGGCCACCGCCCTGCGCGGCGTGGCCGCGGCCGTGGCCAAGCGCGACGCGGGCGCCGCAGCCGACGTCCTGGCCAGGCTCCGAGACAGCCAGGAGGCCGTCGACGAGTACCGCTCCGCCCTGAAGACCGGCGGCGAGATCGCCACGATCGCCCCGATCCGCTGGCGCCGCAAGAACGCCCTGCGCCGCTACGGCAGCATCGCCACCCCGGTCGACTACGCCCTGCGCAACACCAGGGTCCTCACCAGACGAGCCCTGGCCGCCCTGCGCGACGACGAACACGTCCCGGAAGTCCTCCCCACGGCCCTGGAGCGCTTCGCGGACGCGGTGGACGTCCTGAGAGCCGAACTGGCCTCGAACGAGGACCCCGTGAAGTCCAGGGCGGCAATCCGCACAGCCGCAGGCGTGATGACCGCAGACCTGGCCGCAGGCGAAGGCTTCTCAACCCAGGTAGTCCTGGCCCAGGCCCGCTCGGTGGCCGTAGACCTCCTCCAGGCAACGGGCCTGACAAGGTCAGAAGCAATGGAATCCCTACCCCCACTGCGAAAACCCTGA
- a CDS encoding DUF3151 domain-containing protein has product MSLNENLLGPEPTLLPERPEAQAAVDSGIAPVEVVRAYPDLSEAWALLAETALDDDDPVAAYAYARTGYHRGLDQLRRAGWKGFGPVPFAHRPNQGFLRSLAALSRAAGGIGEVAEQDRCAKFLADSDPAAPAQLGL; this is encoded by the coding sequence ATGAGCCTGAACGAGAACCTGCTCGGCCCCGAGCCGACGCTGCTGCCCGAGCGCCCCGAGGCGCAGGCCGCCGTCGACTCCGGGATCGCCCCGGTCGAGGTCGTCCGGGCCTACCCGGACCTCAGCGAGGCGTGGGCGCTGCTCGCCGAGACGGCGCTGGACGACGACGACCCGGTGGCCGCGTACGCCTACGCCCGCACCGGCTACCACCGCGGCCTGGACCAGCTGCGCCGCGCGGGCTGGAAGGGCTTCGGCCCGGTGCCCTTCGCGCACCGCCCGAACCAGGGCTTCCTGCGCTCGCTGGCCGCGCTCTCCCGCGCGGCGGGCGGCATCGGCGAGGTGGCCGAGCAGGACCGCTGCGCGAAGTTCCTGGCCGACAGCGACCCCGCGGCCCCCGCCCAGCTCGGCCTGTAG
- the fbaA gene encoding class II fructose-bisphosphate aldolase yields MPIATPEVYAEMLDRAKANSFAYPAINVTSSETLNAALRGFAEAESDGIIQVSTGGAEFASGTKVKDMVTGAVALAEFAHVVADKYPVNVALHTDHCPKDKLDGYVRPLIAISQERVDKGLNPLFQSHMWDGSAVPLDENLEIAADLLDLAAKARIILEIEVGVVGGEEDGVDNEINDKLYTTPEDYLKTVAALGAGEKGRYLVAATFGNVHGVYKPGNVKLRPEILKQGQDVVAEKLGLPAGSKPFDLVFHGGSGSLLEEIHEAVSYGVIKMNIDTDTQYAFTRPIVGHMFGNYDGVLKVDGEVGNKKAYDPRSYLKAAEQGMAARIAQACEHLKSSGRMIAG; encoded by the coding sequence ATGCCCATCGCAACTCCCGAGGTCTACGCCGAGATGCTTGACCGCGCCAAGGCGAACTCCTTCGCCTACCCCGCGATCAACGTGACCTCGTCCGAGACCCTGAACGCGGCCCTGCGAGGTTTCGCGGAGGCCGAGAGCGACGGGATCATCCAGGTCTCGACCGGCGGGGCCGAGTTCGCCTCGGGCACCAAGGTCAAGGACATGGTCACCGGCGCCGTCGCGCTGGCGGAGTTCGCGCACGTGGTCGCCGACAAGTACCCGGTGAACGTCGCGCTGCACACCGACCACTGCCCCAAGGACAAGCTGGACGGCTACGTCCGCCCGCTGATCGCGATCAGCCAGGAGCGCGTCGACAAGGGCCTCAACCCGCTGTTCCAGTCCCACATGTGGGACGGCTCCGCGGTGCCGCTCGACGAGAACCTGGAGATCGCGGCCGACCTGCTCGACCTGGCCGCCAAGGCCCGCATCATCCTCGAGATCGAGGTCGGCGTGGTCGGCGGCGAGGAGGACGGCGTCGACAACGAGATCAACGACAAGCTGTACACCACGCCCGAGGACTACCTGAAGACCGTCGCCGCCCTCGGCGCGGGCGAGAAGGGCCGCTACCTCGTGGCGGCGACCTTCGGCAACGTGCACGGCGTCTACAAGCCGGGCAACGTCAAGCTGCGCCCCGAGATCCTCAAGCAGGGCCAGGACGTGGTGGCCGAGAAGCTGGGCCTCCCGGCCGGCTCCAAGCCGTTCGACCTCGTCTTCCACGGCGGCTCCGGCTCGCTGCTGGAGGAGATCCACGAGGCGGTGTCCTACGGCGTCATCAAGATGAACATCGACACCGACACCCAGTACGCGTTCACCCGCCCGATCGTCGGCCACATGTTCGGCAACTACGACGGCGTGCTCAAGGTGGACGGCGAGGTCGGCAACAAGAAGGCGTACGACCCGCGCAGCTACCTCAAGGCCGCCGAGCAGGGCATGGCCGCCCGCATCGCCCAGGCGTGCGAGCACCTCAAGTCCTCCGGCCGGATGATCGCGGGCTGA
- a CDS encoding DUF427 domain-containing protein, which yields MAIARWNGEIIAESDQTQVVEGNHYFPVDSVHALFLRPSDTTSVCHWKGTANYYTLHVNGEDNVDAAWYYAEPLEAAANIKNHVAFWKGVEVTP from the coding sequence ATGGCGATCGCACGGTGGAACGGCGAGATCATCGCCGAGAGCGACCAGACCCAGGTGGTGGAGGGAAACCACTACTTCCCGGTCGATTCGGTGCACGCCCTGTTCCTGCGGCCCTCGGACACCACGTCCGTGTGCCACTGGAAGGGGACTGCCAACTACTACACGCTCCACGTCAACGGCGAGGACAACGTGGACGCCGCCTGGTACTACGCGGAACCGCTGGAGGCGGCGGCGAACATCAAGAACCACGTGGCGTTCTGGAAGGGCGTCGAGGTCACGCCGTGA